AAAGATAAAGGTTTGTATTTATCActtcatattgtttaaatatatcgtaaattaatatatttaactaatACATTCAATCTTTCAGATATGAAATTCGAGAAAAAGACTGAGATTATACTCAAGCATTTACATAAGCAAgttgataattataaacatatccAGCCAGTTTATATGCAGTTGCTACAACATATTGCTGTGATATTAAATAGATTAACAGAGACTACAAGTGTCGCTTGCGCTAAacatttgttattaattatcaacAAAATTCTAAAAGTAACaccaaatataataaatgaagaTACAAATGAGGTAAAGAactattttatgattatttgaatttatgcaTAAATTGGTTGACAAttaaagtaatgataatcaatatcatccatactaattttataaatgcgacagtaactctgtctgtctgttactcaatcatgccTTATCTACTggaccaatttgcatgaaatttggtatagagatattttgatacccgagaaaggacataggctaccttttattgcgaaatatgtaccacgggtccacgggcgaagccggggcggaccgctagtaggaaataaaacaattgtaaaGCCCTGTGACCCTTGTGAGTGCAAACAACACTCCTATTTCAAAAGATGTAAACAAGCATTCAGTTAACTGATATTATACACTGAATACAAATAGCTAcctattattcaaaattaatatttgggAGTCATAAATCGaactaaaaatatgaaaacacACAGGCAGACTATTACTTGGCCTTTTTAACTTGAATATATTCCTGCTTTCCTAGTAGAGTTATGGTAGCACagacataatttatatactatcatatttttctttttgatgcgattttttttctttaattaattattatttatttaagtcaATAAAAACACTTTTTAATAAGTACTCCTGATATTTTCAGAAAAAGGACATATTTGCCTGTATAGAAAAGGTATTAACAAGTattggtttaattttaaaaatggaTGCCTACTCCAAACTTAATATGCTTATTCTTGAAGGGATTAAGGAAAGTGCTCCTCTATTAGTTAAacatatagaaaataatgtggatattatttctattttaaaaatatatgaaaataaagatgCTGATATTAAGCAACTTGTCGAGAAGTTAACTGTTAAAGAAAACAAATCAgaggaaaataaaatagtcaATCATTCATTTACAACtcctaataataaacaaaccaCAAAGAGAACAACGAAAAAAGAAGTTAGTATTGTAAACACAGTTGTAGAAAATGGAGAAGAATTTGTTGTGGTCAAATCCAACTGGAAGTTCAATCCGAAAAAGTTAACTGATAATCAAAAGGAGAAGTTTCAAAGGAAACGAGAAGACATTCCTGCATTATACCAAGATTTGTCACAGTCTCAAGATGAATTTAAACTAAGTGCTTGGAAAACTGAATCAAATGATGCCAATTCATCTAGCAAGTCTACCAGTGTTTCGGCTTGTGAAGATGTAACTACAGCCCTTACGAATATTCCTAACCAAGAAATGATGCCTAAAATAatggaaaatatttcaaaatgtgaTGCTAACAACCCTATCAATgacgaaaaaaataacattgaaaatataattaaaaacccGAAAGATTCCACACCAAGTACTTTACAACCTACAACAACCAAAGATACAAAATCACCTCGAATGGCCTTAAAAGATCGAGTATTTCGTAATGttagaaatttaattgaaaagtCGAACTTAAATGATGAAAATGGAGTTACAGCCAGCATAAGTGAGAATGGATCGAAGACGCCTATGGGAGCCAAAATAATAGCCaatgctaatattattaattctgCACCTTCCCAACTGAACGGTTCAAGACCAGCACGTACTAAGAGACCACCTAAGAAATTTGATGATTCTGAAATCTTTTCCATAAAGAGAAGGCGTCCATCCCTGGGTCAAGATGGTGAGGAATCGGATCAAGTAATTACTAGCGatgaaacaaataaagtcAGTAATGATAAACCTACAATTAACAAAGAACTACCAGTGGATGAGGTGAAAAAAACagatataacattaaaatcaGATTGTAAAGACATTgctaaagaaaaaacaattaagGAATCATCAGTTATTGGATCGACATTAGAAAAAACTGACATTGATGATCCCAAaatgctaataaataataatttattaagttctAATGACCACAATGTCAAAGAGACAATAGACTCGGAAGCAAGCATGCCAAAACTTAATGTTGTTAGCACACCTTCAAAACCAAAAGCTACTGATACAAAAAATGAAGCGAGTACATCCAAATCGTCAACTAAAAAACCATCGTCGAAAAAATCCCGAATTGAAAAAGAGTTAGCAATAGATATGGTAGAGGGACATCCGTTTTTAAATGCCAAGCCTGAGAAAAGGTTAACTAGAAAAGTATTGTCTAACTCTCCATCAActagaaagaaaataaacgaTAAAACTAAAACGAATGAATTGAAGATGTTATCAAAAGAAGACAGTCAAAGTAAGGAAGATAGAACAGATATCTCAATTGATGAAACCCAATCTCAAAATATAGACGTAACAGCATCTCAAGATATAATTGAAAGTTCTCAAGATTCTTCAGTTACAACTATTTCAGTTAGATCAACAAAAAATAGTTCAAGAAAAGTTCCTATAGTGGCACTggaacaaattaataatattgataaaattgttGCTAAAAAGCAagatagtatagataattCTTCCGAATCGGATAAACTCGACAAATTAGAGAAGGAAAACGACTTGGCAAATAGCAATGATAAAGATGACACTGTTTTACCTCAAAATAAAACTGCTGAGGAACaaagtaatattattgatttaacAGAAAATATGGACACTGAACCCATTGAAATTAATGATGATGAAATCCATGAAATATCTGACAAGCAAATAGTTGAAATTAAGAATGATGACTTAAGCATGGAACTTGATTCACAGGGTATAGCTACTGCTGATACTCAACCACTTGACCCTAATTTTACCTTAGATAATGATGAAACAGCAGTAAAAGAAAAACCTATAGCATGTAACGACAAAGCTGATGATAGCAATATATTGGTAACAAATGacataaataatgatatttcAATTAACACAGTAACTGATGATGATGCTACAAATGCTTCAATAACGACGGCAAATGAGACTACTAAGACAATAACTGATTTAACTGTTTGTAAATCAAGCCAAGAGGAGGCAGCTTCTTCGCCATTTAAAGATGACGAACAGAGGAAGAAagattttcttaataatactTTAGAAATATctccaataaaaatattaagccCTGTCAGAGACGAGAGAACGCCATCTCCAGAAACTAGCAATGACTATGTCGTTATAAAGCTTGCTTCACCTGTACAATGTAATGGGGAACCAATAGAAAAGTGTAATTCACCAGAAATATTTACTGAAGATAAAGTGTCTCCTGACAAGAGAGATATCTCGCCTCCCAGAGAAGAAATAACAGCTGCTAGCACGAGTCCTAGTTCtttatctttgaaaaaaaatagacCTCAAGTACGTGCGGGTGGAAGGGGAGCTCAAATGTTAGGGCTTTGTGTGCCAGAtagtttacaaaaaattaatgcTTCTGAGAAAATGGCAGAGAGTGATGAAGTAAAAAAATCTACTCCTATTAATACTTCAGCTAGAAgaaatttaagaatattatacaatactaCCGATAATAACGAAGCCACAGATGACAATGAAGATAGTGatctttttcttaaatttaaacGAGATCTTCCCACTACCGACTGCAGCCCTTCTGGGCCTATATTAAAACGTAAATTAGCCGACATTGCCGATGAAGCTACTCCATCTCCTGCTAGtaaggtaaatatttataagttgtgataataataatatctaacaattcctttattatttgatatttataaataacatgtGAATAACATTGGCTGTTAAAGCttaaaatcacatatttatattattccttAATTATTTTCAGCGAAAACGCGTAAGTTTTCATGATCCGCCTGTATCAACTACGGTTTGTGTTAAGAAATATATTGAACCATGCGGGAGTAGGTCTCCCAGTTCCGCGGGTAAACGACAAGAGAAACAATTACGGTTCCAAAATCAAACGCCTAAATCACAGCGGAGACTTGACAAAGCCTTAACTAAGACTATAGAAAGTTTCGTTGGTGAGAATTGTAGTGAAGATACACAAATGAGCACATTAGAATCAACACCAGtaattgaaattgttaaaacaaGTGATCTTAATGATACCGACCCAATATGTCCTGAATTAGTAAACTGCACAGACTCTATTAAAAACATTGCCACTGAATTATCATCACCTGTGATGAGAGCATTGCTAGTCAAACAACTTGCAGGTAAAATCGAAACTATTGGTGACCTCGCTAAGATGACTGAACTTGAAGTGAACAGGCTGTCTATAAAGTCACCTAAAATACAAACTGTAAAGGAAGTACTAAGTACATACTTGCCAAGAAAAGAGGCTAACAGTATACCAAGTATTGAGATTACTGATGAAGAAGCTTTATCTAATACCGAAGATGACTTAAAAACTCCTAATTCAGAAAATATAGATTTAGCAGAAAAAATAAGTGATAATGTTGAAATACAAACAGACATTTTGGATGTGTCATCCAATAGTACACAAACTGATATAACGGAACAATTTGACAGTTCTGTACAGACAGATATGGGAACCTTGATTTATGAACATGACATCCCAATGCACATAAATGAAGTGAGTATTTTGACTTTCTAAGcctaatatgaatattttgtatatgtaATGTAAGTttgatttatatgtatttttaatcatatatccttttttttttctttttccagAAACCTGATATTTTGGATAAACTGGACGATAAAGTGTTTGAAACACTCACTGACACTCTTGTAGAGAGATTACCACTAAGTAAATCCAGCCAGATCATCGATAAAATAGTTGAAAGACAATGTGAAACGGATACTAACTTATCTGAGGACAAAAGGTTTTCCTTTTTGCAACAATATTTATGTGATAAATTTGAAAGTAGAGATTTGATGCTGTTTTGTAGTGGGCTGTTAAAGAAAGTGTATGATAAATCTTGACAATCAGAATGATTTACAAAATGAATGttcattcaaaataatttctgTTTTGTATTACTGTGTTATGAATTACATTATGTAATCTGTGTGAAACTAAATTAttgagttaattttattttgaaataaaacaaatttataaaactaagattatttaatacaaaacacATCAAATATTTACAGTATTCAGTCATGAGCTGTGGCAATACCACTAAATATCATACATGCAAATGtatataattcaaaaatattttgtaaccaAACAAAATGCAAGGCAAAGTATTGCCCGTAAATATTTAAGCccattctttttttattttaaatataaagatacatacaataaaatggGTACCTTAGAAATCGAAATGTGGAGAAAGGTACATGGCATCTTAATGTATCACACTATTTACAGCAGTATAAGATACAGttaaagctttataaaatattagacttaattattttaaataaatcatatgtACACATTACTAGGTAACAACACACCCACCcagttttaattgtaaatatcaCACTATTCATCATTAATTGCTTAGATCTTAACCATGTCAAAACTTTATGCATgttcataattttctttatgttAAGTTCGACTGATTTATGTTTTGTATTCTTTTAGGTTATGTAGATAAGATAGATTGTAGGAACtcattacttaaataaattaatacagaaaatacaaattgttTCATTGAGAGCATTGcagcttattatttaaaaattgagcAATACTATGTTTAAAtccaaattaattttttgtttcgcTTCCTATCTGtgttctacataatattacgtattatatcaatattttccATCACCTCACAagtgaaatatttgataatatttccGCACTAATTTCTTAAACTAACACTTCACTCTTCTATAGctagatttaataattaatgacacCACTTCAAAGTCTTTTATATACTTGAAAATTAACTAATTGTTTATATtctcatacaaaaataatactttgGTCCACAAGTTGAGCACatgaaataaatgttcttgaacttttatatttcatgGAGAGGTCGTAGGGTTAATGTCAAGGAAAGCGCATTTCTGCGACGTAATCCATATGTTCAAGGTTTTGGTGAGAGTTGGAACGTTTTGGAGCTCTGGGCCTGTGTAAATTATGATGAGAATGAGTTCGAGTCACTCTGTACGGTTCGTCCCGCCGTGGACTCGTATCACTTGATTTACGCGGTTTTCCGAAATCATCCTCTTTATATGGGATTCTTCTGTGATTATCAAAGGCCCTGCGGTTGGCTTCATATCGTTGCCTTTGCCAAGTGCGGTCGTTATCCTGTCCGTAGATGTCTAGTTCTCCAGATGGCTGAAATTGACTTGTGCTTTGTCCATAATTGAATCGTTTCCAGCCATCTTCATATCTCTTCCTTTTGCTTTCCTCATCTCCGATTTGACGCCGTTGGGATTGATTGGAACTACTTTCGCTTGTGTCTTCACCCGATGTTCCAATGCCGAGGTCTTTATCTTCACCGTAGATTTTGTAAATACCGTTTGGGCTTCCGTTTTTTCCATTATAGATTTTATCATTAAGCATAAGTTGTGGATGAGGTAAGCAATATGGATTTGGGTAACATTTCTCAATCTTAGTCAACTTTATATCGTCATCGTGTTTCGTGCAAGATCCAGGTCCAAAAAGTGACAGTAGCACCGGTAAAAGGAATAGACCATGCATTGCACCGAAAAATATTACCATgaataccattttaaagaaCACGGAGAATATGTAACTGTCAGCCAATAATAACGCAACCACTCCCAAGATCGTACTGAAGGAACCTTGAACAATGGGCAAACCCAAAGAGTATAAACATTCACTGACTCTGTCTTTAGGGCGTTTGGCTTTGGATGACATGTAAGCATAGCAAATATGAGCGGTGAAATCGACTGAAAATCCTATACACATGATAAGGTTGATCATCGATATGGAGTCGAGATTGATATCCCAGAGTGCCATGTACCCGACTACTCCAATTTCAATGGAGATTATACTGAAGGCGACCCATAGGGAGCACAATATATtgggtataaaaataaaagatgttATCATCATCATGAGGGCACCGTAGCAAAGGTTTTGGATTGAGGTCGGTCGTACAAGCTCGaactgaaacaaaaaaacattctCAGTAAAAAATCTGTAATTGATATGATccaataattgaattaaaaataaaataacatcacAATATACCTGATCAAAAAATACGAAGTATGGATGGAAAACGGAAACGTTAAGTGGTGATTGTGCAACAACTTCTCGGAGAGCCTTTACCATTTCTTTTTCATGATTAGTTCCACTTATGTTGATAGCTTGAACTAAAAATCGGGaagcaattatattttctccAGTTTCATCAAACTTCACATCCAAAGAAAATGGATTAGCGGGGAAAAGCCAAAgctgaaaaaagaaaaagatttGTTAACGTTTACCTACGCCAAAGAATATCTACTAACTAATTATTGTGAATAAATTCAAATCGGAACTTACCTCTTTAAGGTTCTTAATGAAATCTGTTTCTGAATCTATAGAAATGTTTAGATAGTCATTATTTCTCTCAACGTAGTCGACGAAGGTTCGTAACCAAGATTCAGTGTATAGAGAGTTCGATATATACGATGTATTTTCTAGACTTTTCGTTAGAGTTTCTACTTCATCCTGAACTTTTGGGTCCGAGTAATTGTGTCTGCCGCTAATAATAACCTGATGacaaaaagtaataataatcagtcaagattataatatgaattacaGAGATGTCTTTATTaaagactagcttccgcccgcgactccgtccgcgcggatgtcggtcttcgcgtggatggtttatttctccattttgagtaggtacctctgacaataaaatcttataaatatctattggacccaattcccaaatacggctaggcctataataatacgcaacgtgtattcgcggttctacggaacaacgtctatggataaaactgaaaaattaagattattttttttctacgtatttttccaggataaaaagtatcctattttacgcccaggatattaaggtataattataccaagtttcatcgaaatcgaaccgctagttttcacttgatgccttcacatacagacagacagacagacagacagacaaaaaattttttaatcacatatttgggtttggtatcgatccagtaacaccccctgctatttattttttcaatattttcaatgtacagaattgacccttctacagatttattatatgtatagataattttataaacaattttaccTGAATTCGGTAGGGAAATTCTCTATAGTAAAGGTCTTCACGATCAAAGAATTCGACAGAGTAAGAATCAATTTTCGACAGTTTTCTTCGTTCCAAACCTTCCTTGAGATTTGTTACTCCATATCCAGCTCCGGCGAGGTATGCAAGAAATACTACGATAACTACTGCTTTTATAAAGTTGTTATTGAGCAAATCGGCCATGGTAGTTTTGAAGAAAGACATGATGCAGTGTTCCTTGTTGTCAATAGGGTTATCTGGATCTGCTTGATCGATACCACCGCTGCAGAATATTCGATAAAGCCAGGATCTTTCTTCTGAAAATAAAGTAGATTTCATTATGATTGGTTTATAATCAACTGTGAATATTGTAAGTTTACTATATTTctctatatattttcttacctTTTCGCGCTCTAGACTCTGGTAGCACTTTAAGCCAAGTGATTGTGTGTCGGTTCTGTTTTTCTCTATATCCAGATACAGCAACGCAACCAGCAAAGAATGTTAAATGCCACACAAAAGTGAAACATACCGCTAATCCTGcaaattaaatgtattcaattttaattttgatttttttttaatattttaactactTAACTAGTTATATCATCgtgtttatttcatacaaatattaggtacatgttttaaaataaatatcatcatAGGTAAACCTTTGTTTAGAGCAACAATTATCAAAATGCTATGGGATTTTTGGGAACATTACGAGTTACAGTAAGTTGAGACGGAAATCGCCCAAAGAGCGtcaacatttaaacaaatattccaGTAACATTATTGATAGATCAAcgaatgtttaatattaataacacaaAGTCAATATACCTGAATACATGCAGAAGATTTGCACAGACGGGAAAGGCGAGAATATTCCAATGAAGAACGATAGCATATCCGTCACCGAAGTGATGGTTATAGAGACAGCGGCTTCCGACAGCATGATTGCCATGCGTTCCGGTACGGGGAGCTGCGGCGACGTCCTCCGCCACGCCGCTAGCATTACGAAAGTGTCGTCGATACCGATGCCTACAATCAGAGttaaattactacatattatggTAGGTACTTAAGGACATAATTTAGCTATTTCTGTTGTTGACATACTGTAAAGAGCCATGAAAGTTCGGGTTTTGCTCTCTTAACctgtataggtatattttttgagttatttttcaaaatagaattTTGTACTTATCAAATATCAAATTATGAAAGCTTTAGGAAGATTTTTTTGGCCAATCTAATATTACCTGcctgttatttaaattttaaatttaatttgtgaaTTGTGACAAATCTACAGTACCTATTACTATTATATACCAGTAAGAAAATACTACAGGTACTATTTATTGAATTGACTTACTAGACGAATAGCTTTCTTGACATTAACAGCGGCGTACAAAAAGGCAAAACCCActtcatttaaaacaatatcaattacctaccataatataaaaaaaaaaattcaataactTACCAATCATAAGAAATGGTGCGGCCAAATTGATTCCTATAAACGATATCCCTAAATAAATAGCACAGCCGAACGCAGCTGCGGTTGCCATCACCGCCGAGATGTTACCCAGCAAACCGAGCCAGGGCTTTGATCTGACCCAGTCACCCATCATACAAgtaacaatagaaaatatccCCATCAGTATGAAGGTGGAGCTAAAAAACGGTATAACGGTCCTCGTATTCTTTTCGAGTTCGTGGTCGAGTGTTCGTGACGCGAATCTCGCGACTGAAATGTGTTTGAATCGCCCCGTGTCCTCTGCCACACCTACAGCATCTAAAAACGCGTCTTCCCAGGCTGCACCTCTGGAAATGTAAGGAAAAATAATGAGAAATACGGTTTAAAGTAATGGAATGTCTACACGTAGtgatttcatattatgattgTATTATGTAACGCGCTCATCTCTGTTACTACTGCACCGATTTCAATTATTCTTTCACCGTCGGATATGCGTGTGATCCATGAGCTCTATGCTATGggctatttaaattttatcatagGCTATGTAAATACCACGGGCAAAGCTAGACTAATACTTGATagtaaatctatacatatctATAACAATATTCATTTCAGTTATTTGTCATTTATCATTATCTTAATAGATATTATCGTAATCTTTAAGTTAaagcaaataattttttgaagtgaaaacttctttagcggcgttgacGAAACGGCGAGACggctgatcgaaaaagcgtaagacagCTGATGGATATCAAACATGctcaacgttaataatcaagttttcacttctgccggcactcccggagtacTTAAATCCATATTACAGCAGACAATAAAACCAAACTACAAAAAGTATTGCAAGTTTTATCTGAAAATCACCTTTCTATTCGTATTCTCGAAACATTACATAGTGTTTAGTATTCGAAACGACTTTTCAAACCGTGTCAAGATcgaaacttattatttaacttcAGTTGTTTCTTGTTTACTAAATCTAACTCTattgaaattgaaaacaaGTCATAAAAATGAATGTACGCTACACCGAACACAATAGTGACTTTAGAAATGCTGAAATGTGTTTCCTACAATTGTGCACATAATGATTTCCTTATTTGTAAACTAAttctattttgtgtttttttttcttcagtATAAGCCACAGTATAAGCTTATTTTTGACGCATACATAAACACACTAATGAGAAAAGCAATCGAAGTTTATATACGTTATAATTAATCAGCCttgaaaattcaattttttattaccgTAGGTAGCtgttaatttgtaaattggcattgaaatattataatatcattcaCTTTAGAATACAGGTGCGGCTTGTGGTCTGTCATTCCTTCCACAATGTGAAGGTATTATATCACTTATACGAcctcattaattaattattaattagttatgtATGTCCTTCTGCAAGACTTGTCTTGACGGATCTTGATCCGTACCAGATTtttcatagataatatttttgacaaaccgtaatacctacctacatacttCCCGAGAGTTAATAGAGATAGTGAACTCAACGAAAACATAACTATTATTGTTGATTATTATCATCTTAAAGAAAAAGTAGGAGAAGGAACAAGCACCGATAGTAACTACTAAAAGGCTAATTTACTAGGAAGGAAAGGTATgatatatataagatatataggtaagatatatatatatatgtaattactTATGGATATCCTCACCGTTGTTCCTGCAGTTTGGTATCAGTCCTCACGAACCAGACGAGCTGCACGGCGGGGACGGACACGATTGTGTCGTCCACTATCTTCGAACCGCCGAAGTATACGGGAAAAGCGTGAGCCTCCCACGTCACGGGGTTGAACATTATGGGAAACGTGAGGTTCAATTCGCCACGCTCCACCTGTAATATAGAAAGTACTTGTTACTATAATTCTACAGAGCTTTCAAAACGACGGTAAAACACTAATGTATGCGTTAGTTGTTGCTATTGTCCTTTTGAATAGACATTATCTCTGAGGGTTTTAACTTATAACACACTTAACAACTACCTATACTTAACCGCGTTTGATTACTAAGTACTTTTCTTTTGAGTCCTAAAGAAGGTATCTCTAAAAAGTTGGAAATAATACCACTGCCAACGAGGGTAGTTTGAAACACGTACCTCTCCTATAATTTTGTCCAAGTTGAGTATATCGTTGACGAAGCACTGTCCCTCCCAGCGCGCGCACTCCTCCCTGTAGGTGAACGTCTCTCCGGTCGGCATGGTGACGGTCACATTTTGAACCAAGTCATCTAATTCTCTTAGCTCTTTCCATACTTCTGTTCGTAGCATGTTAGTATCGTTGTCCTTTGAAACGATGATCACGCGACCGAATCTACCTGAAAAATTTAGGATTTTAACTGAATGATTTACTCAATTTCACATAAATAGTATTTTGATTTCTCGTAGGCAAATCTTCATTTATTATCtaaaccaaaaataaataaatcattatgtatatttaccTGGTCGTGTTATCCTGCCAACATTGAACCTATGCGAATAGTTAACTTTGAAATATTCCTCAACTATCCGTCTTTCTAACTTTCCTTGCCCACTGACTGGCGAGAAAAGGTATTCTGGGTCCATTTCATAGTAAACGCGTTGATATCCAGTGATCATTAATAGGGTAAGAAGCACAGGGATGATGATGAAGTAGCCCGGCTGTTTGCCGACCACCAGGCCGAGTTTGTAGAATGATCGATTTAGTACATCGTCGACGAATGTTAATTTGCAGCCCATctgaaacaaaacaattaagtttaattttaattgaataataccTAGATAACTTTTCCGTTCACTCAGATAT
This is a stretch of genomic DNA from Colias croceus chromosome 4, ilColCroc2.1. It encodes these proteins:
- the LOC123691398 gene encoding telomere-associated protein RIF1, producing MPEEQCSVDLESILDNLDDFTFNTTHYNEIQKVLQTDKPIKCSDAEKLVSICLQDINEDNKKYGINSLNILSFLLNKIKKEKLSTTVNFVPSAHGILSTLKTVSFLQNIESFRLLCFEILMIYPDETLISLAVQHPNEIYEIVEIYCNSRAPTEVILQPTFFILRLLQIMPHSDRVEFVKNGITTWFSSLIPTIFNSSTIYINIVQNALLCLELLTEDLLHFDYVDNSKWLVILECIYVPNKYPLVMKRLLEDGSNHWHRLWMVCVKLLKSQITKNINSVACPINSMLPVVEMAFKMDVKNRCRAFKCWNVLIDNFSTETNEVYMNKRVKLLLIPLISNNAKVEETALAKFDTWWHFIVKFHTKMTKFSDTVLLPFIQFCFGKPVVSNKPAIIPGLFTEETKKLSLQCFANIFAHYNCTGCVDMPKLESKLVTTTHLVTNWKHWINALSVVIKIGSDSGDKILIKQVKCAWKSFVATVGELPENNIRRDLFIELLTMIQKSLQDCQAETSEIVINVLLPALFEEDENIKPLLKIKSEHEDTILKIFSILTDQSNNNFYSRCNVEETFTSIRSCTDYLIQASHKTSTILESIVKDLPTTESSLILWTAIVESTLKFEFTNCPRILINMVSWPLKMNLHSNVNKYVLTWQAIYDYVSKKVTSPSVNDVILLFYTSNKGTCTIFSLTAILTIAGEVLVKDKDMKFEKKTEIILKHLHKQVDNYKHIQPVYMQLLQHIAVILNRLTETTSVACAKHLLLIINKILKVTPNIINEDTNEKKDIFACIEKVLTSIGLILKMDAYSKLNMLILEGIKESAPLLVKHIENNVDIISILKIYENKDADIKQLVEKLTVKENKSEENKIVNHSFTTPNNKQTTKRTTKKEVSIVNTVVENGEEFVVVKSNWKFNPKKLTDNQKEKFQRKREDIPALYQDLSQSQDEFKLSAWKTESNDANSSSKSTSVSACEDVTTALTNIPNQEMMPKIMENISKCDANNPINDEKNNIENIIKNPKDSTPSTLQPTTTKDTKSPRMALKDRVFRNVRNLIEKSNLNDENGVTASISENGSKTPMGAKIIANANIINSAPSQLNGSRPARTKRPPKKFDDSEIFSIKRRRPSLGQDGEESDQVITSDETNKVSNDKPTINKELPVDEVKKTDITLKSDCKDIAKEKTIKESSVIGSTLEKTDIDDPKMLINNNLLSSNDHNVKETIDSEASMPKLNVVSTPSKPKATDTKNEASTSKSSTKKPSSKKSRIEKELAIDMVEGHPFLNAKPEKRLTRKVLSNSPSTRKKINDKTKTNELKMLSKEDSQSKEDRTDISIDETQSQNIDVTASQDIIESSQDSSVTTISVRSTKNSSRKVPIVALEQINNIDKIVAKKQDSIDNSSESDKLDKLEKENDLANSNDKDDTVLPQNKTAEEQSNIIDLTENMDTEPIEINDDEIHEISDKQIVEIKNDDLSMELDSQGIATADTQPLDPNFTLDNDETAVKEKPIACNDKADDSNILVTNDINNDISINTVTDDDATNASITTANETTKTITDLTVCKSSQEEAASSPFKDDEQRKKDFLNNTLEISPIKILSPVRDERTPSPETSNDYVVIKLASPVQCNGEPIEKCNSPEIFTEDKVSPDKRDISPPREEITAASTSPSSLSLKKNRPQVRAGGRGAQMLGLCVPDSLQKINASEKMAESDEVKKSTPINTSARRNLRILYNTTDNNEATDDNEDSDLFLKFKRDLPTTDCSPSGPILKRKLADIADEATPSPASKRKRVSFHDPPVSTTVCVKKYIEPCGSRSPSSAGKRQEKQLRFQNQTPKSQRRLDKALTKTIESFVGENCSEDTQMSTLESTPVIEIVKTSDLNDTDPICPELVNCTDSIKNIATELSSPVMRALLVKQLAGKIETIGDLAKMTELEVNRLSIKSPKIQTVKEVLSTYLPRKEANSIPSIEITDEEALSNTEDDLKTPNSENIDLAEKISDNVEIQTDILDVSSNSTQTDITEQFDSSVQTDMGTLIYEHDIPMHINEKPDILDKLDDKVFETLTDTLVERLPLSKSSQIIDKIVERQCETDTNLSEDKRFSFLQQYLCDKFESRDLMLFCSGLLKKVYDKS